Proteins encoded within one genomic window of Bradyrhizobium sp. 186:
- a CDS encoding response regulator: MAVDLSMSVLVVDDYSTMIRIIRNLLKQLGFENIDDASDGSAALNKMRGKKYGLVISDWNMEPMTGYDLLREVRADPNLATTPFIMITAESKTENVIAAKKAGVNNYIVKPFNAATLKTKIEAVFPDMASA, encoded by the coding sequence ATGGCGGTTGATTTGTCGATGTCGGTTCTGGTGGTGGATGACTACAGCACCATGATCCGTATCATCAGGAATCTGCTGAAGCAGCTTGGCTTCGAGAATATCGATGATGCCAGCGACGGTTCGGCGGCGCTGAACAAGATGCGCGGCAAGAAGTACGGGCTCGTGATCTCCGACTGGAACATGGAGCCGATGACGGGTTATGACCTGCTGCGCGAAGTGCGGGCCGATCCCAACCTCGCCACCACGCCCTTCATCATGATCACGGCGGAATCCAAGACTGAGAACGTGATCGCGGCCAAGAAGGCCGGCGTGAACAACTACATCGTCAAGCCGTTCAACGCGGCGACGCTGAAGACCAAGATCGAGGCGGTCTTCCCGGACATGGCGAGCGCGTAA
- a CDS encoding bifunctional riboflavin kinase/FAD synthetase, whose protein sequence is MAPHFTVIRDTTPDSAILRGAVVAMGNFDGVHLGHRAVIAAALEMGRTHGRPALALTFEPHPRRFFSPNTPQFRLTDERAKLRLLAGTGLAGAVVMTFDKARAGTSAQDFIHHDLIGRLGVSGIAVGYDFHFGKGRVGSPSLLANEAPRLGIEIDVQPHVDIDERPVSSSAIRIALAEGQLDDATTMLGGPWFVTGEVVHGEKRGRDLGYPTANIRLDANCGLKHGIYAVRVGRGAERLDGVASFGRRPTFDNGAPLLEIFLFDFKGDLYGQALDCAFVGFIREELKFDGIEALIRQMDDDSARARAMLAAAPDAFPRLGTID, encoded by the coding sequence ATGGCCCCGCATTTTACCGTTATCCGCGACACCACGCCGGATTCCGCGATTCTGAGGGGCGCCGTGGTCGCCATGGGCAATTTCGACGGCGTTCATCTCGGCCACCGCGCAGTGATCGCTGCGGCCCTGGAAATGGGCCGGACGCATGGCCGCCCTGCGCTGGCGTTGACCTTCGAGCCGCATCCGCGCCGGTTTTTCAGCCCCAACACCCCGCAATTCCGCCTGACGGACGAGCGTGCAAAGCTGCGGCTCCTGGCCGGCACCGGGCTTGCCGGCGCCGTGGTCATGACCTTCGACAAGGCCCGCGCCGGCACCAGCGCGCAAGACTTCATTCACCATGACCTGATCGGGCGCCTCGGGGTGAGCGGCATAGCGGTCGGCTACGACTTTCATTTCGGCAAGGGGCGGGTCGGCTCGCCGAGCCTGCTGGCCAACGAGGCGCCCCGGCTCGGCATCGAGATCGACGTCCAGCCGCATGTCGATATCGACGAACGGCCGGTTTCCTCCAGCGCCATCCGGATCGCGCTCGCCGAAGGCCAGCTCGACGACGCCACCACCATGCTGGGCGGCCCCTGGTTCGTCACCGGCGAGGTCGTTCACGGCGAGAAGCGCGGCCGCGACCTCGGCTATCCCACCGCCAACATCCGCCTCGACGCCAATTGCGGCCTGAAGCACGGCATCTATGCGGTGCGGGTCGGCCGCGGCGCCGAGCGCCTCGACGGCGTGGCCAGCTTCGGCCGCCGTCCGACCTTCGACAATGGCGCCCCGCTATTGGAAATCTTCCTGTTCGACTTCAAAGGCGACCTCTACGGGCAGGCGCTGGACTGTGCCTTCGTCGGCTTCATCCGCGAGGAGCTGAAATTCGACGGCATCGAAGCCCTGATCCGCCAGATGGACGACGATTCCGCCCGCGCCCGCGCCATGCTGGCTGCGGCTCCGGATGCGTTTCCAAGGTTAGGGACGATTGATTGA